Proteins found in one Neomonachus schauinslandi chromosome 1, ASM220157v2, whole genome shotgun sequence genomic segment:
- the LOC110591756 gene encoding small nuclear ribonucleoprotein G-like: MSKAHPPELKKLMDKKLSLKLNGGRHVQGILRGFDPFMNLVIDECVEMATSGQQNNTGMVVIQGNSIIMLGVLERV; encoded by the coding sequence ATGAGCAAAGCTCACCCTCCCGAGTTGAAAAAACTTATGGACAAGAAATTGTCATTGAAATTAAATGGTGGCAGACATGTCCAAGGAATATTGCGGGGGTTCGATCCATTTATGAATCTTGTGATAGATGAATGTGTGGAGATGGCAACTAGTGGGCAACAGAACAATACTGGAATGGTGGTAATACAAGGAAATAGTATCATCATGTTAGGAGTCTTGGAGCGAGTATAA